The Haloplanus sp. CK5-1 genome segment GTCGCCATCGTACGTGCCGTCGGACCCCTCGATGTGAAACTCGTCACACCCGGTCAGAAACAGGTCGCCGTCGTCGACGAGTATCCGATCGTGAGTCAGGTTTCCGACTGCGTGACCCTGCTGGTGGAGGCTGTCGACGGCGGTGACCAGTTCGGCCGCCGGGCCGCCTCGGACGGCCCCGTCGCGGTCGTCGAGGAGGCCGACGGCGTCAAGTAGCCGCCCGACGACGGTCGACGGGCGGGCCGCCCGCCGGATCCCGCCCCTCGACGCCGCCCACTCCAGGACGTTCGATGGATCGTCGACATCCGGATACGACAGACGGTAACCCAGAAACTCCCCTCCATCGGGGGTCGTGACCACCGCCGTCGGCCACGCGAACGACTGCCGCTCGGTCGGGGGTCGTTCGATCATCGCCCGGATCTTCGCCTCCGCCTGTCCCCCCGACCGCCGCTCCGGCGGGAGGATCTTCACCGCGTCGGTCTCGGCTTCGACGACGCGGTAGACGTGGCCACCCGGCCCCGTAGCCAGCGTCGCGTCGAGCGGCAGGTGCTCTCCGTCGTCCGATTCGACCGTCTCGCCCTCGAAGTCGTCGGCGGACCGCTCGCCGGACCCCATGACGTCCCGTACCGTCTCCGTCCCCGTTCCATCCTCGGTCACATCCGAGGACAGCGCACCGATGGCCAGCGTCTTGTCGTCGCCCGAGTAGGTCCGGTGGTGCTCGTTGTCCAGATACTCGCACAGTTCCTGCTGTACGTCGGTCATGTCGTCCGTCGACCGAACGAGGTCGAAGATCTGGTCGAAGAAGGCGTCTTTGACGTCGTCCCGTCCGTCCCAGACGAACTCGTCGATACCGTCGGAGAACACGGCGACGGCGTCGAACTCGTCTTGGTAGCCAAACCGGTACGACTCCTCCCACGAGTCGTGCATGAGCGGAACTGTCACGTTCGCGAACTCGGTGTCCACGACGGTCATCTCCCTGGGGATCGGGAGGTCGTTCGTGCCCTGGTGGTGGCTGACGATGCCGCCGTCACCGACCACCGCCGCGCCCATCCCCGAGGGACCCGCCGCGACGGTCAACAGCGTGGTGTTCAGTTCCGACGCCGACTGGTCGAGTTTCACCGCCTCCTCCTCGACGGCGGCTCTCGCCTCCGCCATCGCGTTTTTCATCGCCTCGCCGCACGCCTCGCGCTCGATGGTCTCGGCGTC includes the following:
- a CDS encoding protein phosphatase 2C domain-containing protein — protein: MSDDAPRRSKVVGCSVRGPKHEETDEPCQDAWCGYRLSGGRFVIAVGDGLGSASHSHEGSELATREAADALRRYLSDAETIEREACGEAMKNAMAEARAAVEEEAVKLDQSASELNTTLLTVAAGPSGMGAAVVGDGGIVSHHQGTNDLPIPREMTVVDTEFANVTVPLMHDSWEESYRFGYQDEFDAVAVFSDGIDEFVWDGRDDVKDAFFDQIFDLVRSTDDMTDVQQELCEYLDNEHHRTYSGDDKTLAIGALSSDVTEDGTGTETVRDVMGSGERSADDFEGETVESDDGEHLPLDATLATGPGGHVYRVVEAETDAVKILPPERRSGGQAEAKIRAMIERPPTERQSFAWPTAVVTTPDGGEFLGYRLSYPDVDDPSNVLEWAASRGGIRRAARPSTVVGRLLDAVGLLDDRDGAVRGGPAAELVTAVDSLHQQGHAVGNLTHDRILVDDGDLFLTGCDEFHIEGSDGTYDGDDALSRYAQPEGCEGLEAVQRADRFGLGVHVFQLLTGGHHPFEARGSEAADGGFGELIRKNPFPYRDPQPELLEPPSDAAPYSALPTDLRRRFERCFVEGKTHPRLRPSASAWVEALPDATSET